The window CGAGGCCAAGGTCAAGAACATCATCGCCGAGCAGCTCGGCGTGGGCGAAGACGAGATCAAGCCCGAGTCGAACTTCGTCGAGGACCTCGGCGCCGACTCCCTCGACATCGTCGAGCTGGTGATGGCGATGGAGGAGGAGTTCGAGGTCGAGATCCCCGACGAGGAGGCCGAGAACATCAAGACCGTCGGCGACGCCATCAAGTACATCAACGAGCACAAGAAGTAGGAAGCTCGCTGGTGGCAGGTCGAAAACGGCCTGGCACGCCACAGGGCAGGGGCTCGTGGCCGGTGGTTGGATGATCCCGGCCCAGCCCTTGGTTCAGCATCATCGGGTCCGCCATCGGTGGTGGGCCCCTGCCTGAAGGGATGGCAAGCATGCAGCGTCGCGTCGTCGTCACCGGTATGGGTCTGGTCACCGCGGTGGGGATCGGGGTGGAGCAGACCTGGCAGAACCTCCTGGCCGGCAAGAGC of the Vulgatibacter sp. genome contains:
- the acpP gene encoding acyl carrier protein, whose translation is EAKVKNIIAEQLGVGEDEIKPESNFVEDLGADSLDIVELVMAMEEEFEVEIPDEEAENIKTVGDAIKYINEHKK